In Maridesulfovibrio sp., a single genomic region encodes these proteins:
- a CDS encoding PqqD family protein has protein sequence MKLFSKKKIAPEMTRGEAMACKPVKNREVRESKTDGGLVLLSYPLRLKPLFADVAKRFGMWKEGAPPMKRLQLDEMGTLVWNMIDGRNSVKKIAAGFADKYQVLPREAEVATASFLKDLGKRGLIAFDTSGITKNRRD, from the coding sequence ATGAAATTATTCAGTAAAAAGAAAATTGCACCGGAAATGACCCGTGGTGAGGCCATGGCCTGCAAACCGGTAAAAAACAGGGAAGTGCGCGAAAGTAAAACGGATGGAGGACTCGTGCTGCTGTCTTATCCGCTGCGCTTGAAACCTCTTTTCGCCGATGTGGCCAAAAGGTTCGGCATGTGGAAGGAAGGTGCTCCGCCCATGAAAAGACTACAACTGGACGAAATGGGAACTCTTGTCTGGAACATGATAGACGGCCGCAACAGCGTAAAAAAAATCGCTGCCGGGTTTGCGGATAAATATCAGGTATTGCCGCGCGAGGCAGAGGTTGCCACGGCATCCTTTCTAAAGGACCTAGGAAAGAGAGGGCTTATAGCTTTCGATACTTCGGGTATAACAAAAAACAGACGAGATTAA
- a CDS encoding peptide transporter, whose product MYDDKELQEYRDLLKTPTHFEEGFDWKTIIGAIFIGFLMMPGSMYLQLVIGQGIGPAARWVTIILFAEIAKRSYTELKQQEIFLLYYMAGAALASPFSGLLWQQYLVQSDAARMLGLTEFIPAWVAPQPGSDSLIERTFFHRDWLIPILLLIGAQIIQRIDHFGLGYALYRITSDVEKLPFPMAPVGALGTMALAESTEEKQASWKWRVFSVGGVIGLAFGTVYVLLPAVSGLLFTEPIRLIPIPWIELTPYTEKILPAVATGIQFDLGLFFIGMVLPFWAVIGGLIGIIITFAANPVLYEHGILHRWHPGMETVETVFANNFDFYMSFSIGLGLAIGIIGVWYVVKSFRGEHAKSRESWSKLFEPPEGRGDINFWVSIAIYVFSTLAYVGMSLLLVPNFPWIFFLLYGFIYTPVISYITARMEGIAGQFVSLPLVREASFIAGAKFFGYQGIEIWYAPIPIHNYGEATVHFREIELTGTSIRGIIKAELVVFPVVMIASLLFSQFIWQLAPIPSASYPYAQELWHLQALNTLLMQTSTLEGNSLFFQALSGPVVMGGISLGLVLYAILNALGLPVLLVYGVVRGLGQSTPHGFILEVAGALIGRYFFQKKYGAMWRQYAPVLLAGFSCGMGLTGMFAMGCTLILKSLGKMAY is encoded by the coding sequence ATGTACGACGATAAAGAGCTGCAAGAGTATCGGGACCTGTTGAAGACCCCTACCCATTTCGAGGAAGGATTCGACTGGAAAACCATAATAGGCGCCATATTCATCGGCTTCCTGATGATGCCCGGCAGCATGTATCTGCAACTGGTGATCGGCCAGGGCATCGGTCCGGCCGCGCGCTGGGTTACAATCATCCTTTTCGCCGAAATCGCCAAGCGCTCCTACACGGAACTCAAGCAGCAGGAAATATTCCTGCTCTACTATATGGCCGGGGCGGCGCTGGCTTCTCCGTTTTCCGGTCTGCTATGGCAGCAGTACCTTGTGCAGTCGGACGCGGCCCGCATGCTGGGTCTTACGGAATTCATCCCTGCATGGGTGGCTCCGCAACCGGGCTCCGACTCGCTCATCGAGCGGACATTTTTCCACCGGGACTGGCTCATACCTATCCTGCTGCTGATCGGGGCGCAGATAATTCAGCGCATCGACCATTTCGGCCTTGGATACGCCCTTTACCGCATAACTTCGGACGTGGAAAAGCTCCCCTTCCCAATGGCTCCGGTCGGCGCTCTTGGAACCATGGCCCTTGCCGAATCCACGGAAGAAAAGCAGGCCAGTTGGAAATGGCGCGTCTTTTCCGTCGGCGGAGTTATCGGACTGGCCTTCGGCACGGTCTACGTCCTGCTTCCGGCGGTATCGGGACTGCTTTTTACGGAGCCGATTCGGCTTATCCCCATCCCGTGGATAGAGCTAACACCCTATACGGAAAAAATTCTTCCGGCAGTTGCGACGGGTATCCAGTTCGACCTCGGGCTCTTTTTCATCGGCATGGTCCTGCCCTTCTGGGCAGTCATCGGCGGACTCATCGGAATCATCATCACGTTCGCGGCCAACCCGGTTCTGTATGAACACGGCATTCTGCACCGCTGGCATCCGGGCATGGAAACCGTTGAAACGGTCTTTGCCAACAACTTTGATTTCTACATGAGTTTCTCCATCGGCCTAGGTCTGGCAATCGGTATCATCGGCGTCTGGTACGTTGTAAAATCGTTCCGCGGTGAACACGCCAAGTCTCGTGAATCATGGAGTAAACTTTTCGAACCGCCAGAAGGCCGCGGCGATATCAACTTCTGGGTTTCCATTGCCATCTACGTATTCTCCACGCTCGCCTATGTGGGGATGAGTCTGCTGCTGGTCCCGAATTTCCCCTGGATATTCTTCCTGCTCTACGGGTTCATCTACACTCCGGTGATCTCATATATCACCGCCCGTATGGAAGGCATTGCCGGACAGTTCGTGAGCCTGCCGCTGGTAAGGGAAGCCAGCTTCATTGCCGGGGCAAAATTTTTCGGATATCAGGGCATTGAAATATGGTATGCCCCGATCCCGATCCACAACTACGGTGAAGCAACCGTGCATTTCCGCGAGATTGAACTGACCGGAACATCCATACGCGGCATCATCAAGGCAGAGCTGGTGGTATTTCCGGTTGTCATGATCGCAAGCCTGCTCTTTTCCCAGTTCATCTGGCAGTTGGCGCCGATTCCGTCAGCCAGTTATCCCTACGCACAGGAGTTGTGGCACCTGCAGGCTCTGAACACCCTGCTCATGCAGACCTCCACCCTCGAAGGAAACTCCCTGTTCTTTCAGGCCCTGAGCGGTCCGGTGGTCATGGGGGGGATAAGCCTTGGACTTGTGCTTTACGCCATACTCAACGCCCTAGGACTGCCGGTACTGCTGGTATACGGGGTCGTAAGAGGGTTGGGCCAGAGCACGCCTCACGGTTTCATTCTGGAGGTAGCCGGAGCGTTGATCGGCAGATATTTCTTCCAGAAAAAATACGGTGCCATGTGGCGGCAGTACGCTCCCGTACTGCTGGCGGGATTCTCCTGCGGCATGGGTCTTACAGGAATGTTTGCAATGGGTTGTACGCTGATTCTCAAGTCACTGGGGAAAATGGCCTATTGA